The following are encoded in a window of Streptomyces griseiscabiei genomic DNA:
- a CDS encoding SDR family NAD(P)-dependent oxidoreductase codes for MSSIGLEGRSVVVTGAGSGIGRAAALKFAAAGAKVVVADLNKEAAEETLRAIETDGGTALAVVGDLSEQTVVDEVVARAVEAFGGLDVLVNNAGIMDRMSALADVDDAEWERVIRVNLTAPFLLTRAALPHMLKAERGSIVFTASEAGLRGSAAGAAYTASKHGIVGLVKSLSVMYRKQGVRANAIAPGPTVTNIQVDADQQAHGPAVIGGLIGATIGRFGTAEEQADAILFLASDAAAFVNGVVLPVDDAWAAV; via the coding sequence ATGAGCAGCATCGGTCTCGAGGGCCGCAGCGTCGTCGTCACGGGCGCCGGTTCCGGCATCGGCCGGGCCGCGGCCCTGAAGTTCGCCGCGGCGGGCGCGAAGGTGGTGGTGGCGGACCTGAACAAGGAGGCCGCCGAGGAGACCCTCCGGGCGATCGAGACGGACGGCGGCACCGCGCTGGCGGTCGTCGGCGATCTCAGCGAGCAGACGGTGGTGGACGAGGTCGTCGCGCGAGCCGTGGAGGCCTTCGGCGGGCTGGACGTCTTGGTGAACAACGCCGGGATCATGGACCGGATGTCCGCCCTCGCGGATGTCGACGACGCCGAGTGGGAGCGGGTCATCCGGGTCAATCTGACGGCGCCGTTCCTGCTCACCCGGGCCGCCCTGCCGCACATGCTGAAGGCGGAGCGGGGCTCGATCGTGTTCACCGCCTCCGAGGCGGGCCTGCGCGGCAGCGCCGCCGGTGCCGCGTACACCGCGTCGAAGCACGGGATCGTCGGCCTGGTGAAGAGCCTGTCGGTGATGTACCGCAAGCAGGGCGTCCGGGCCAACGCGATAGCCCCCGGCCCCACGGTGACCAACATCCAGGTCGACGCCGACCAGCAGGCGCACGGTCCCGCGGTCATCGGCGGACTGATCGGCGCCACCATCGGCCGGTTCGGCACGGCCGAGGAGCAGGCCGACGCGATCCTGTTCCTCGCCTCCGACGCCGCCGCCTTCGTCAACGGCGTGGTGCTGCCGGTCGACGACGCCTGGGCCGCCGTCTGA
- a CDS encoding sensor histidine kinase, with amino-acid sequence MIARLRQSYRSLRLGTRLALGLGALALVVFAVVGNALTMYMRDYLSAQLTEQLRIAQVAQSKSIADDGTLKGKKYWGWYYAVYDTSGGTPVLRTPEDPADVPKDIEEFALVAKALTAEETEVTRTEYLKGAGQYRLRGCEVEPGLVLVSAAPMEDIDDTVTRLITVQVVTFALALMALVVFGRAMLRRGLKPLSDMAHTARGITSHDLTDSARLPVRHDNRDGGPEVEELRTAFNTMLEHIDDAFAVRTEAEQRLRRFVADASHELRTPLMSVRGYADLFQYAAAHSPEERDKHLARLRAEAARMGYLLDDLLMLARLDAADVETPLRLEDADLVVLAQQAGDAFRAGHPGHPLTVTTGPDPLPLRLDPLRLRQVLDNLLTNAAVHTPPGTKVRLEVAVEPGGAEPGGAGSGTVDVRITDSGPGIPADDQERVFDRFYRVDKARSRDRGGSGLGLAVARSLVRAHGGTITVTSEPGTTTFTVRLPRDGIGWDGRDSADTT; translated from the coding sequence GTGATCGCCCGGCTCCGGCAGAGCTACCGCTCCCTGCGCCTCGGCACCCGGCTGGCCCTCGGCCTCGGTGCCCTGGCGCTCGTCGTGTTCGCCGTCGTCGGCAACGCGCTGACCATGTACATGCGCGACTACCTCTCCGCCCAGCTCACCGAACAGCTGAGGATCGCGCAGGTCGCCCAGTCCAAGAGCATCGCGGACGACGGCACGCTCAAGGGCAAGAAGTACTGGGGCTGGTACTACGCGGTGTACGACACCTCCGGCGGCACCCCGGTGCTCCGTACGCCCGAGGACCCCGCCGACGTGCCCAAGGACATCGAGGAGTTCGCCCTCGTGGCCAAGGCGCTGACCGCCGAGGAGACGGAGGTCACCCGCACCGAGTACCTCAAGGGCGCGGGCCAGTACCGGCTGCGGGGCTGCGAGGTCGAGCCCGGCCTGGTCCTCGTCAGCGCCGCGCCGATGGAGGACATCGACGACACCGTGACCCGGCTGATCACGGTCCAGGTCGTCACCTTCGCGCTCGCCCTCATGGCGCTCGTCGTCTTCGGCCGGGCCATGCTGCGGCGCGGCCTCAAACCCCTGAGCGACATGGCGCACACCGCCCGCGGCATCACCTCGCACGATCTGACGGACTCGGCGCGGCTGCCGGTCCGCCACGACAACCGCGACGGCGGCCCCGAGGTCGAGGAACTGCGCACCGCCTTCAACACGATGCTGGAGCACATCGACGACGCGTTCGCCGTCCGCACCGAGGCCGAGCAGCGGCTGCGCCGCTTCGTCGCCGACGCCTCGCACGAACTGCGTACGCCGCTGATGTCGGTACGCGGTTACGCCGACCTCTTCCAGTACGCCGCCGCGCACAGCCCCGAGGAACGCGACAAGCATCTGGCCCGGCTGCGCGCCGAGGCCGCCCGTATGGGGTACCTGCTGGACGACCTGCTGATGCTCGCCCGCCTCGACGCCGCGGATGTGGAGACCCCGCTGCGGCTGGAGGACGCCGACCTGGTGGTGCTCGCCCAGCAGGCGGGGGACGCGTTCCGCGCGGGTCACCCCGGCCACCCGCTGACCGTGACCACCGGCCCGGACCCGCTCCCCCTGCGCCTCGACCCCCTCCGCCTGCGCCAGGTCCTCGACAACCTCCTCACCAACGCGGCCGTGCACACCCCGCCGGGCACGAAGGTCCGCCTGGAGGTCGCGGTCGAGCCGGGTGGCGCCGAACCGGGCGGAGCCGGCTCCGGCACGGTGGACGTACGGATCACCGACTCCGGGCCCGGCATCCCGGCCGACGACCAGGAGCGGGTCTTCGACCGGTTCTACCGCGTGGACAAGGCCCGCAGCCGCGACCGCGGCGGCAGTGGCCTCGGCCTCGCCGTCGCCCGCTCCCTGGTCCGCGCCCACGGCGGCACCATCACCGTGACCAGTGAGCCGGGCACGACGACGTTCACGGTCCGGCTGCCACGGGACGGGATCGGCTGGGACGGGCGGGACTCCGCGGACACCACCTAG
- a CDS encoding ferredoxin reductase family protein, which translates to MTTVQQPPTAVSRPGARPKVVARTGLYAVLAANVAAVTFFFVQAGFASNALIVLGRLTGLFGALLMAFQLVLVARLPWFDRRIGMDRLTSWHRWTGFSVLWLLVAHGVFIAFGYAQSSDLDPVSQVVDLAETVEGVLRAIVALGIIMVIGVVSARFARRRLAYETWHFIHLYTYVAVVLAFTHQVTAGTSFASSETATAYWYVLWGAALASVFAGRLVLPLWRNWRHQLRVTAVVPEADNVVSIYMTGRDLDRMPARAGQFFLWRFLTRDRWWQANPFSLSAAPDGRQLRLTAKAAGEGSAALRHVKVGTRVFAEGPYGAFTAMHRTRPESVLIAGGVGVTPIRALLEDIEGHAVVIYRVATKQDAVLYNELQQLAFDKGAELHLLSGPVSPDLLAPRELQRMVPDITDRDVFLCGPPPMMNAVLGSLRELDVPKQQIHFERFSLAG; encoded by the coding sequence GTGACCACTGTCCAACAACCCCCCACGGCGGTCAGCCGCCCGGGAGCGCGTCCCAAAGTGGTCGCCCGCACCGGCCTGTACGCGGTACTGGCGGCGAACGTCGCCGCGGTGACCTTCTTCTTCGTCCAGGCGGGCTTCGCCTCCAACGCCCTCATCGTGCTGGGCCGCCTCACCGGCCTGTTCGGCGCGCTCCTCATGGCCTTCCAGCTGGTGCTGGTGGCCCGGCTGCCCTGGTTCGACCGGCGCATCGGCATGGACCGGCTGACCTCCTGGCACCGCTGGACCGGCTTCTCGGTGCTGTGGCTGCTGGTCGCGCACGGCGTCTTCATCGCCTTCGGCTACGCCCAGTCCTCGGATCTGGACCCGGTCAGCCAGGTCGTCGACCTCGCCGAGACCGTCGAGGGCGTGCTCCGCGCGATCGTCGCGCTCGGCATCATCATGGTGATCGGTGTCGTCTCGGCCCGCTTCGCCCGCCGCAGGCTGGCCTACGAGACCTGGCACTTCATCCACCTCTACACCTACGTCGCCGTGGTGCTGGCCTTCACGCACCAGGTCACCGCCGGGACGTCGTTCGCCTCCTCCGAGACCGCGACGGCCTACTGGTACGTGCTGTGGGGCGCGGCCCTGGCCTCGGTGTTCGCGGGCCGGCTGGTGCTCCCGCTGTGGCGCAACTGGCGGCACCAGCTCCGCGTCACCGCCGTCGTCCCCGAGGCCGACAACGTCGTCTCGATCTATATGACCGGCCGTGACCTGGACCGGATGCCCGCCCGGGCCGGCCAGTTCTTCCTGTGGCGCTTCCTGACCCGGGACCGCTGGTGGCAGGCCAACCCGTTCTCGCTGTCGGCCGCGCCCGACGGCAGGCAGCTGCGGCTGACCGCGAAGGCGGCCGGCGAGGGCTCCGCCGCCCTGCGGCACGTCAAGGTCGGCACCCGGGTCTTCGCCGAGGGCCCGTACGGCGCCTTCACCGCGATGCACCGCACCCGGCCGGAGTCCGTGCTCATCGCGGGCGGCGTCGGTGTCACCCCGATCCGCGCCCTGCTGGAGGACATCGAGGGCCATGCCGTGGTCATCTACCGGGTGGCCACGAAGCAGGACGCGGTCCTCTACAACGAGTTGCAGCAGCTCGCCTTCGACAAGGGCGCCGAACTGCACCTGCTCTCCGGCCCCGTCAGCCCCGACCTGCTGGCGCCGCGCGAACTGCAGCGCATGGTGCCGGACATCACCGACCGGGACGTGTTCCTGTGCGGGCCGCCGCCGATGATGAACGCGGTCCTGGGCAGCCTGCGCGAACTGGACGTGCCCAAGCAGCAGATCCACTTCGAACGCTTCAGCCTGGCTGGCTGA
- a CDS encoding FMN-binding protein yields MKRAIPALVLSAAALVPVWRYAPSTDTTSTTTTAEPAPSASASTSSGSTVVTGPTVDTEKGPVQVQATFRGDKITAVKFLQQPDHPQTEAAVPVLIEETLTAQSADIDTVSGATITSDAYRESLQAAIDENGKAAASSDSASGSGSASEDSAESAARTVAGPTVGTSKGDVQVQVTFEGEKITTVEMLKQPDHPQTEAAVPVLIKETLAAQSADIDTVSGATITSDGYRESLQAAIDAKA; encoded by the coding sequence GTGAAACGAGCCATACCCGCCCTGGTCCTGAGCGCCGCCGCGCTGGTGCCCGTCTGGCGCTACGCCCCCTCGACCGACACGACGTCCACGACGACGACCGCCGAACCCGCCCCGTCGGCCTCCGCGTCCACGTCGTCGGGCTCCACCGTGGTCACGGGCCCGACGGTCGACACCGAGAAGGGACCCGTCCAGGTCCAGGCGACCTTCAGGGGCGACAAGATCACCGCCGTGAAGTTCCTGCAGCAGCCGGACCATCCGCAGACCGAGGCCGCGGTGCCGGTGCTGATCGAGGAGACCCTGACGGCGCAGAGCGCCGACATCGACACCGTCTCCGGCGCCACCATCACCAGCGACGCCTATCGGGAGTCCCTCCAGGCCGCGATCGACGAGAACGGCAAGGCGGCGGCCTCGTCCGACTCCGCGTCGGGCTCCGGCTCGGCTTCGGAGGACTCGGCGGAGAGCGCGGCCCGGACCGTCGCGGGCCCGACCGTCGGCACCTCCAAGGGTGACGTCCAGGTCCAGGTGACCTTCGAGGGCGAGAAGATCACCACGGTGGAGATGCTGAAGCAGCCGGACCACCCGCAGACCGAGGCGGCCGTCCCGGTGCTGATCAAGGAGACGCTGGCGGCGCAGAGCGCCGACATCGACACCGTCTCCGGCGCCACCATCACCAGCGACGGCTACCGGGAGTCCCTCCAGGCCGCCATCGACGCGAAGGCCTGA
- a CDS encoding sensor histidine kinase: MGKTVRRAARATSHLGVAAAMAFGLYLFVTVLLITTIATLAVVGAWMLPETVALIRRIAGAKRHFTAAWTGRTVPEAYRPIEGTLRERLRIAVRDPGTRTDVRWMLAYYVYGALFLLAVPLWPLGLLVDGVWCGLARRDPVVLPWIGRLADLDAHWSETLLKPSPKARLAERVRELAATRADAIAAHGAELRRIERDLHDGAQARLVSLSLRIGLARRAYDRDPDAARAFLADAQDQAEAALTELRHVVRGIHPPILTDRGLAGAVRALAASSGLDATVDVRGLEDDDGPRPPAAVEAAAYFVVAEALTNAAKHSGCDHAEVHLARTARGIRIRVRDDGRGGAEAAATDGSGLLGMRRRVAALDGSTAVTSPVGGPTVIDVQLPCVW; the protein is encoded by the coding sequence ATGGGCAAGACGGTGCGGCGGGCCGCGCGGGCCACGTCTCATCTGGGTGTCGCCGCGGCGATGGCCTTCGGGCTGTACCTCTTCGTCACGGTGCTGCTGATCACCACGATCGCCACGCTCGCCGTCGTGGGCGCCTGGATGCTGCCCGAGACCGTGGCGCTGATCCGCCGCATCGCCGGGGCGAAACGCCACTTCACGGCGGCGTGGACCGGCCGGACCGTCCCCGAGGCCTACCGGCCCATCGAGGGCACCCTGCGCGAGCGCCTGCGGATCGCGGTCCGCGACCCCGGCACCCGCACCGACGTCCGCTGGATGCTCGCGTACTACGTCTACGGCGCGCTTTTCCTCCTCGCCGTCCCCCTGTGGCCGCTGGGCCTGCTCGTCGACGGCGTGTGGTGCGGGCTGGCGCGCCGCGACCCCGTGGTCCTCCCGTGGATCGGCCGTCTCGCCGACCTCGACGCCCACTGGTCCGAGACCCTGCTCAAGCCGTCCCCCAAGGCCCGCCTGGCCGAGCGGGTGCGGGAGCTGGCGGCGACCCGGGCCGACGCGATCGCGGCCCACGGCGCCGAACTGCGCCGTATCGAACGCGACCTGCACGACGGTGCCCAGGCCCGTCTGGTCTCGCTCTCCCTGCGGATCGGCCTCGCCCGGCGCGCGTACGACCGCGACCCGGACGCCGCCCGCGCGTTCCTCGCCGACGCCCAGGACCAGGCCGAGGCCGCGCTCACCGAACTCCGCCACGTCGTCCGCGGCATCCATCCCCCGATCCTCACCGACCGGGGCCTGGCCGGAGCCGTACGGGCGCTGGCGGCGAGCAGCGGCCTCGACGCGACCGTCGACGTACGGGGACTGGAGGACGACGACGGGCCGCGCCCGCCCGCGGCCGTGGAGGCCGCCGCGTACTTCGTCGTCGCCGAGGCCCTCACCAACGCCGCCAAGCACAGCGGCTGCGACCACGCCGAGGTCCACCTCGCCCGCACGGCCCGGGGCATCCGGATCCGGGTGCGCGACGACGGCCGCGGCGGCGCCGAGGCCGCCGCGACGGACGGGTCCGGACTCCTCGGGATGCGGCGGCGGGTCGCCGCCCTCGACGGGAGCACGGCTGTGACCAGCCCGGTCGGGGGTCCCACCGTGATCGACGTGCAGCTTCCCTGCGTATGGTGA
- a CDS encoding DUF1996 domain-containing protein: protein MRRNTRKRSNTARRAVGAAAAVAIGAGGLVAVNYYASAGETGASKGPAQNQVLAAGTSTIDCPDVGQKLTAVPAQAKAQVDRELALLDKQISEAYQRLSTSQRAIAQDPNFAQNAIVGPLKDKRKATIDRIATAIGRVAAKPQGLDALAPCTLRATGNQPAPAPSGGNQGGNNTNAGVAGNGPVAADFVDITKVKPNVRTPARSSKASKGTFATQCGVNANKLYNSDNVIVAPGVTNGAHHMHDYVGNQDNDAFSSDQDLAKAGTSCRNKGDRSSYFWPVLRLQDGTKEFDATQQGGGAEGNSGRILTAKKATLNFVGSPRGKVVAMPRLLRIITGDAKAFVNGPGNANASWSCTGFENKVQLKDKYPLCPRGSDVVRTFKFQSCWDGKNIDSANHRTHVAFADANGNCAAGFKAIPQLVQRLVYDVDAPSVKDNGKSRPFYSLDSFPEQQHKPVTDHGDFINVFDQKLMNKAVQCINTGRKCS, encoded by the coding sequence ATGAGACGCAACACGCGAAAGAGATCGAACACCGCCCGCCGAGCGGTGGGCGCCGCAGCCGCTGTGGCCATCGGTGCCGGCGGTCTGGTGGCGGTCAATTACTACGCCTCCGCCGGCGAGACCGGCGCGTCGAAGGGTCCCGCACAGAACCAGGTGCTCGCGGCCGGCACGTCCACCATCGACTGCCCCGACGTGGGTCAGAAGCTGACGGCGGTACCGGCCCAGGCCAAGGCTCAGGTCGACAGGGAGCTGGCTCTTCTCGACAAGCAGATCTCCGAGGCGTACCAGCGGCTGTCCACCTCGCAGCGGGCGATCGCACAGGATCCCAACTTCGCGCAGAACGCGATCGTGGGTCCCCTGAAGGACAAGCGGAAGGCCACGATCGACCGGATCGCCACCGCGATCGGCCGGGTTGCCGCCAAGCCGCAGGGCCTCGACGCCCTGGCGCCCTGCACCCTGCGTGCCACCGGCAACCAGCCCGCCCCCGCGCCGAGCGGCGGCAACCAGGGCGGCAACAACACCAACGCCGGGGTGGCCGGCAACGGTCCCGTCGCCGCCGACTTCGTGGACATCACCAAGGTGAAGCCCAACGTGCGGACGCCCGCCCGGTCGTCGAAGGCCTCGAAGGGCACCTTCGCCACCCAGTGCGGTGTGAACGCCAACAAGCTGTACAACAGCGACAACGTCATCGTGGCGCCCGGTGTCACCAACGGCGCGCACCACATGCACGACTACGTCGGCAACCAGGACAACGACGCCTTCTCCAGCGACCAGGACCTCGCCAAGGCGGGAACCAGCTGCCGGAACAAGGGTGACAGGTCGTCGTACTTCTGGCCGGTGCTGCGTCTCCAGGACGGCACCAAGGAGTTCGACGCCACCCAGCAGGGCGGCGGCGCCGAGGGCAACTCGGGCCGGATCCTGACGGCGAAGAAGGCCACCCTGAACTTCGTGGGCAGCCCCCGCGGCAAGGTGGTGGCGATGCCCAGGCTGCTGCGCATCATCACCGGTGACGCCAAGGCGTTCGTCAACGGCCCGGGCAACGCCAACGCGTCCTGGAGCTGCACCGGCTTCGAGAACAAGGTGCAGCTGAAGGACAAGTACCCGCTCTGCCCCCGGGGCAGCGACGTGGTGCGCACCTTCAAGTTCCAGAGCTGCTGGGACGGCAAGAACATCGACAGCGCCAACCACCGTACGCATGTGGCCTTCGCCGACGCGAACGGGAACTGCGCGGCCGGGTTCAAGGCCATCCCGCAGCTGGTGCAGCGTCTGGTGTACGACGTGGACGCGCCCAGCGTGAAGGACAACGGCAAGAGCCGTCCGTTCTACTCGCTCGACAGCTTCCCCGAGCAGCAGCACAAGCCGGTCACCGACCACGGCGACTTCATCAACGTCTTCGACCAGAAGCTGATGAACAAGGCGGTCCAGTGCATCAACACCGGACGTAAGTGCAGCTGA
- a CDS encoding zinc-dependent alcohol dehydrogenase produces the protein MATMKSVRTAGVGKVETVDVERPVPGPKDVLVRVRACGICGTDVTFLHMGGMPSRAHLGGELVPVALGHEPAGEIVEVGAEVAGLAVGDRVVVNPQDAPTGIIGCGGTYGGMSEYLLIENAEAGKGVAVFPDTVPFDVASLNEPMAVARHCVNRSEAGPDDKVVVFGAGPIGLGAAIWLKLRGVKHVVVADVIPSRLEKALAVGADAVVDSGREDVAARLTELHGQAANALGQPRPGTDIFIDAAGAPAVFNTVVGAAKWGAKLVMVAVQKKGSEIDLGGMLRSELTLIASQGYPTEIFEVTPEIVEHHERFARLISHRVPADEAERAFELALTPGAAEKVVVTFEA, from the coding sequence ATGGCGACGATGAAGTCCGTCCGGACCGCCGGTGTCGGCAAGGTCGAGACCGTGGACGTCGAACGTCCCGTACCCGGCCCCAAGGACGTGCTCGTCCGCGTCCGCGCCTGCGGCATCTGCGGCACCGACGTCACCTTCCTTCACATGGGAGGCATGCCCTCCCGCGCCCATCTGGGCGGCGAGCTGGTCCCGGTGGCCCTCGGTCACGAACCGGCCGGTGAGATCGTCGAGGTCGGTGCCGAGGTCGCCGGACTCGCGGTCGGGGACCGGGTGGTGGTCAACCCGCAGGACGCGCCGACGGGCATCATCGGCTGCGGCGGGACGTACGGCGGGATGAGCGAGTATCTGCTGATCGAGAACGCCGAGGCCGGCAAGGGCGTGGCGGTCTTTCCCGACACCGTGCCCTTCGACGTCGCCTCGCTCAACGAGCCGATGGCCGTGGCCCGGCACTGCGTCAACCGCTCCGAGGCCGGGCCCGACGACAAGGTCGTGGTGTTCGGGGCGGGGCCCATCGGTCTCGGTGCGGCGATCTGGCTGAAGCTGCGCGGGGTGAAGCACGTGGTCGTCGCGGATGTCATCCCCTCCCGGCTGGAGAAGGCGCTGGCCGTGGGTGCGGACGCCGTCGTCGACTCGGGCAGGGAGGATGTCGCCGCGCGGCTCACCGAGTTGCACGGGCAGGCCGCCAACGCGCTCGGGCAGCCGAGGCCCGGTACCGACATCTTCATCGACGCGGCCGGGGCGCCCGCCGTGTTCAACACCGTGGTGGGCGCCGCCAAGTGGGGCGCGAAGCTGGTCATGGTCGCCGTGCAGAAGAAGGGTTCGGAGATCGACCTCGGCGGCATGCTCCGCAGCGAGTTGACCCTGATCGCCTCGCAGGGCTACCCCACCGAGATCTTCGAGGTCACCCCCGAGATCGTCGAACACCACGAGCGCTTCGCCCGGTTGATCAGCCACCGGGTGCCGGCCGACGAGGCCGAGCGGGCCTTCGAGCTGGCGCTGACGCCGGGGGCAGCGGAGAAGGTCGTGGTGACGTTCGAGGCGTAG
- a CDS encoding response regulator transcription factor, with amino-acid sequence MEKVRLLVVDDDPPIADLVATVARYEGWDAVTAHSGEEALRQAAEFRPDIVVLDLMLPGVDGFGVLDRLRQSGTMVPVVFLTARDGVADRVAGLTRGGDDYLVKPFAVEELMARLRTVLRRSAGPAFQRSVLQVADLSMDEDTREVRRGDKLLTLTPTEYEVLRYLMRKSPTVLTKAQILDHVWEYGFGGRSNVVELVVSRLRRKLDDTGEPLIHTVRGFGYVLRQATE; translated from the coding sequence GTGGAAAAAGTGCGACTGCTCGTGGTGGACGACGACCCGCCGATCGCGGACCTGGTGGCGACCGTCGCCCGTTACGAAGGCTGGGACGCGGTGACCGCGCACTCCGGCGAGGAGGCGCTCAGGCAGGCCGCCGAGTTCCGTCCCGACATCGTGGTCCTGGACCTGATGCTGCCGGGCGTGGACGGCTTCGGCGTGCTCGACCGGCTGCGGCAGTCCGGCACGATGGTGCCCGTGGTGTTCCTGACCGCCCGCGACGGCGTCGCCGACCGTGTCGCCGGTCTCACCCGGGGCGGCGACGACTACCTCGTCAAACCGTTCGCCGTGGAGGAGCTGATGGCCCGGCTGCGCACCGTGCTGCGCCGCAGCGCCGGGCCCGCCTTCCAGCGGTCCGTGCTCCAGGTCGCCGACCTGTCGATGGACGAGGACACCCGCGAGGTCCGCCGCGGCGACAAGCTGCTCACGCTCACCCCCACCGAGTACGAGGTCCTGCGCTACCTGATGCGCAAGTCCCCGACCGTCCTCACCAAGGCACAGATCCTCGACCACGTCTGGGAGTACGGCTTCGGCGGCCGCTCCAACGTCGTCGAGCTGGTCGTCAGCCGGCTGCGCCGCAAGCTCGACGACACCGGGGAACCGCTGATCCACACCGTCCGGGGCTTCGGCTACGTCCTGCGCCAGGCCACCGAGTGA
- a CDS encoding response regulator transcription factor, whose protein sequence is MRVVIAEDNVLLREGLVLLLTSAGHEVAAVAGTGPEVLPALLEHHPDVAVLDVRMPPGFRDEGLRAALEARRRIPGLPVLVLSQYVEESYAAELLGGGAGGVGYLLKDRVGRVDEFLDALDRVAAGGTALDPEVVTELLTRRKDSPLDSLTPREREVLALMAEGHDNATIARTLVVTERAVSKHIGNVFLKLGLPTGDSGHRRVLAVLAYLNNT, encoded by the coding sequence GTGCGTGTGGTGATCGCCGAGGACAACGTCCTGCTGCGGGAGGGCCTCGTCCTGCTGCTGACCTCGGCCGGACACGAGGTGGCGGCCGTCGCCGGCACCGGACCCGAGGTCCTCCCCGCCCTGCTGGAGCACCACCCGGACGTCGCCGTCCTGGACGTCCGGATGCCGCCCGGCTTCCGCGACGAGGGCCTGCGCGCCGCCCTGGAGGCCCGCCGGAGGATCCCCGGCCTGCCGGTGCTGGTCCTCTCGCAGTACGTGGAGGAGTCGTACGCCGCCGAACTGCTCGGCGGGGGAGCGGGCGGGGTCGGCTATCTGCTCAAGGACCGGGTCGGCCGGGTGGACGAGTTCCTGGACGCGCTCGACCGGGTCGCGGCCGGCGGCACCGCCCTCGACCCGGAGGTGGTGACCGAACTGCTCACCCGCCGCAAGGACTCACCGCTGGACTCGCTCACCCCGCGCGAACGCGAGGTACTGGCACTGATGGCCGAGGGACACGACAACGCCACCATCGCCCGGACCCTCGTCGTCACCGAACGCGCCGTCAGCAAGCACATCGGCAACGTCTTCCTCAAGCTCGGCCTGCCGACCGGCGACAGCGGCCACCGCAGGGTGCTGGCCGTGCTGGCGTATCTGAACAACACGTAG
- a CDS encoding response regulator transcription factor → MPLATNTDPTPDKPPLPRGTGQHVLIAADDPSTAELLSTTLELAGYHPHTTPTGREAVARLTDHRFDLVVLDLALPDLEDLGRERHPVAHRPPVLFLTQYDSLGKLLPELGLGEQDYVTKPFRVAEVLARAQVLLRGRKPVRRDGELSYCDLVLDDPACQALRAGRALNLTPAEYRLLRYLLVNAHKVLSKEQIGRYVWGDFHGDNAIEQLVSRLRRKVDREGPPLIHTRRGFGYRLGTAAERSEANSP, encoded by the coding sequence ATGCCCTTAGCGACAAACACCGACCCCACCCCCGACAAGCCCCCACTCCCACGCGGCACAGGCCAACACGTCCTCATCGCAGCAGACGACCCCTCCACCGCCGAACTCCTCTCCACCACCCTGGAACTGGCGGGCTACCACCCCCACACCACCCCCACCGGCCGAGAAGCCGTCGCCCGCCTCACGGACCACCGCTTCGACCTGGTCGTCCTCGACCTCGCCCTCCCCGACCTGGAGGACCTCGGCCGGGAGCGCCACCCCGTGGCCCACCGCCCACCCGTCCTCTTCCTCACCCAGTACGACTCCCTCGGCAAGCTCCTCCCCGAACTCGGCCTGGGGGAGCAGGACTACGTCACCAAACCCTTCCGTGTCGCCGAGGTCCTGGCCCGCGCCCAGGTCCTCCTGCGGGGCCGAAAACCCGTCCGCCGCGACGGCGAACTGTCCTACTGCGACCTGGTCCTGGACGACCCCGCCTGCCAGGCCCTGCGCGCGGGCCGGGCGTTGAACCTGACCCCGGCCGAGTACCGCCTGCTGCGCTATCTCCTCGTCAACGCCCACAAGGTGCTGTCGAAGGAGCAGATCGGCCGCTACGTCTGGGGCGACTTCCACGGCGACAACGCGATCGAACAACTCGTCTCCCGCCTCCGCCGCAAGGTGGACCGCGAGGGCCCGCCCCTCATCCACACCCGCCGCGGCTTCGGCTACCGGCTCGGCACGGCCGCCGAGCGAAGCGAAGCAAATTCGCCCTGA